The Populus trichocarpa isolate Nisqually-1 chromosome 18, P.trichocarpa_v4.1, whole genome shotgun sequence genomic interval atagTACATTAGTACGTTGCTTGCTCAGTATTCTGAAATCATGTCCGTTTTCTCTTGATTTACAATTCTATTATCCGTGAAGTCGCCCAAGTCGGTTTTGGTTTGTTCATTGATAGTAGTTCTTATACAAGCCTTGTTCATCTATCTATCTTTGAAGTCTAGGCCCTGGTCAAATTATTAGAAGAAGATATGTTTTAGTATTAAATTAGTTCTCAGGCATCAccatcatataaataataattatgcggTGAGGATCGTGAAGGATCAACCACCTTGATTTGACTTTGCTATCGAGTTGTCTTGACTTGGGcttaaaatactattattaattaaagagGATGATACTTTGAATTATTCAAGCACTGCATGAGTTCACAGTGGCTGAATTACTTTTTCTAAGGGTAAACGACGATCGCGGATacgtatatataatattataaatgtcAGACTTTCCTTTCCCAAATTTAAAAGGTGAAGAATGGTTCCACGGCAGGATTTACCAGTAGCATAGTAGCGCAAGAGGATATCTAGATCTTACCCATGGCCTAAAATCGGCAGCCAAtcgagaataatatatatatatatatatatatatatatatatatatatatatatatatatgtttcattTGCCAGTAGCCAGAATGCCATAGTATGTCAAATAGAACGTTGGTGAAAGTATTTGAGGAAAAGATTGCGAAATTACAGAAGTGTCATGTAAAATCAGGTATAAATTTTCCTGGTGGCCATGgacctattttatttttctgagaAAGATAGTCAGAGTCCTTTGTAAGGGTTAAATTATGACATATATCCATTAATTGACGTGTGGAAGTTTAGAGGTTTCGTATGCGTCCACGACGTAATTGCAACGAAGTGATGCTCTTTCAgcgaaagagagaaaaaggatcgccctgtgttttttttttttttttttttttctttgaaagaaaatttaaaaaataaataaatgaaaagaagaagtcTTCTTCTAGCtggtagtttttattatttattattttatgcatgTATATGCCATGAAAAAGTATCCATTTTAACAATTTATCCTGTCCGAAAGTACGTCTCACCTCTGGAAATGGTCACCGTTAATTTGGTGTTCTTTTGTCTACCTTCCGAAAGCAAACATTAATTCATGACCTAGTTTTCTGTAAACAAAAGGAAGACAATCTTTCtcgaaaatagaaaagaagctGTAATGGAGGACAAGAAAGCAAATATAATGGCAGTTTCAACCATTATTGTCCTGTCCATCTTTATCATCGTTGCTCGTGTATCACTAAAACTTTCCAAGCCTTTTTTCCTCATTGCAGGGGCAAGTGGTTCAGTGATCCTTGCAGTCTTTGCACATCTTATTATCAGAAGACGATACAAACATAGCAGAAAGTTGTTAGAGAGTCAATTGGTTTCTCAAGGCATAGAGCTTCGGATTGAATACAGTTTTCTTAGAAAAGTTGCAGGTGTTCCTACGAAGTTTCGATACAAGGAGCTTGAGGAAGCAACTGACAATTTTCAGGCATTGCTTGGCCAAGGATCATCAGCTTCAGTCTTCAAAGGTATCCTGAATGATGGAACATCTGTTGCTGTGAAGCGGATTGAAGGAGAGAAGCATGGAGAGAAGGAATTTCGAGCGGAGGTTTCAGCAATCGCTAGTGTGCAACATGTGCATCTCTTGCGCCTTCTTGGATATTGTATAATTGCCGGAGGGCCTCGTTTCCTCGTTTATGAGTTTATCTCCAATGGATCATTGGATTGTTGGATTTTCCAAGGAAGAGCAAACCGGAACCAATTACCAGGAGGGTGTTTATCATGGGGCTTAAGGTATAGAGTTGCCATTGATGTCGCCAAGGCGCTTTGTTACCTTCATAATGATTGTCGATCAAGGATCTTGCACCTAGATATCAAGCCGGAAAATATACTTCTGGATGAGAATTATCGAGCAATTGTGGCAGATTTTGGCCTTTCCAAGTTAATGGGACGAGATGAGAGTAAAGTTATCACTAATATCAGAGGGACTAGAGGTTACTTGGCTCCAGAATGGCTCTTGGAGCACGGTATTTCTGCAAAATCTGACGTCTACAGTTATGGGATGGTGGTTTTGGAGATGATTGGAGGTCGGAGAAATGTTTGCTTGGTGCAAAATGGCAATGATAAATCTCAAAGGAAATGGCAGTACTTCCCAAAAATAGTCAATCAGAAAATGAGAGAAGGAAAGCTTATGGAAGTGGTTGATAATAGGCTAACAGAAAGTGGAGGTATTGATGAGAGGGAGGTAAGGAGATTGGTATTTGTAGCTTTCTGGTGCATACAAGAGAGGGCTCAGCTTAGACCTAGCATGGGTCAAGTCGTTGAGATGCTTGAAGGCCATGTACCTGTAGAGGAGCCCCCTGATACCCAAATGATCATTGTTGATTTGTTGGCCATTGATGAAGAGTTACCTGATGCACATAACATGGCTCCCATGGCTGCAATTCAAACACAACCAATAGACAACAACCTTCCTACCACATCAACTTACTCGTTAGATATGTCAGTTCTTTCTGCACGATAGCTCCTAGACGGCCTTTTACAAAATGATGCTTCTTATTACGCTTTGATgatacctttttattttaacaaaagttAAATCGTGTGGGAAAATcattatggataaaaaaatcttttattgtaGATTGTAATAGtattttcactttcaatttctcatcttttcacAAGCAAACAAATGTTTCtttggctttctttttcttctcattcattgcttcttctctctccttttcttttaactttttacaaCTCAGATCATGAAGAGAATGAAAGTGAATTGGACGAGAGGAAACTCCTTCTTCTCAACCAAATCGGTAGAAGAAATGGAAGAGAAGAGGGCACTAAATTGACAGAGAAGAGGACAAAGTCGCGACGAAGAGAAGAAGATAACAAAGAAAGTGTagaattttatgatatgattaaTGGTGAGAAAATTGTGTGGTTTGCTTTTGTCTGTTCTTAAGAGTTTGATGTGATTAATTATTCTTCCATTAACAAAATGGATGTATCTAATGAAAACATTCTTGATCTCACCATTAAACCCGTAAATTTTAAGGAAAAGTAGTGGACTTCATGGGTTCTAACATCAAAAGTGAGATCTTTTTCAAAGatctaacatgtttttgttgtttttttttttaaataatattaggaGGATTAGAGATGGGTAACCAAAATTTTGGACAACAAATTAATGGAGAGAACATGAGAACTTTGAGTATGttgaatcaatatttcattGGAGGACAATAAGTATATCTTTGCGTTGTTAACCAGGGAAGCTTGCAAgagtaatttttctttgttcttgatcAGAGTTTTTTAAAGTTGCAAGAGTGCGGACATGTATCTAACAATTGGTATCAACATAGCAGAGTTTAGCTTAAACTCTACATCTATTTATTGAAATTCAGCAGTGTTTGACAGAGgtatttattgctttttttcttaacaatacaTCAGAAGTTCACAAAGAATTATTAGTTAAATATCCTAAGACCATTCAACACATTTGCATGAGTATTTTGGTCCTCAACAAAACCATTACCTTTGCCTGGCTCACGAAAATTATGCAAATCTCATGCGCCAGACCCAAGCTACTTGGGTCTGACAATCATTCTAGGCCCAAATGCCTTTGGTCTGGCAACCATGCTAGGCTTAAGCGCCATGGGTTTGACAATCAAGCCAGGCCCAAGCACCTATGCCAGACCCAAGCGCTATGGGTCTGGATGCCAAGACTCTAACAACCATGCTAGGCCCAAACGCACATGGGTCTGGATGCCAAGACTCTGACAACCATGCTAGGCCCAAACGCACATGGGTCTGACAACCAAGCCAGACCCAAGCGCCATGAGTCTAGCAACCACCTTAGGCCTAAACACCCATGCCAGACCCAAACGCCCATAGGTCTGGGAACCACGCCAGACCCAAACGACATAGGTCCAGCATATTAGGCCTAGCAAACATGTTAGACCCATGTTATGTGGACTTGGCAAAAATTGTAATGGAcaatctttgatttttatttggattcCACTCTCGCTATCTTGGTTGTGTATAACTCATCTACATCTTAAAACCTTTCTATGTTACTTCTTATGGTTTGTGTTAATTTCTCTTTATATTATTAGCTGTTAAAGTTTATGTTATCTTACATATTTAGCACAAACATGAACCAAGTTCAGCGCaatgacaggaaaaaaaaatgtcatggtGGAGCGCAAACATATATCTAGTGTTATCTATTTTAGGATTACAATTTAAAGGTTAATGCCTCTATGGATACAACTATGAGTgaagcaaaaatatatataactaattgattatttttagtgTTAACTGAGATGGAGTTTGTATACATAACTAACGATGTTCCACTCTAAAAAGAACTTAGAAATCTGATTATGCCAATTACTTCCCTAATTGGGAGTGAGATTGGAAGATATAAATCACATAGGTTTTACAATTTGTTGTCAGCACTTAAACTCTTCCctaaaacaattgaaattaaTCTTGAAAACTGCCTcacaattaataataaaactatagaTTTCATGGTAACTAAACCAAAAAGTTCAAGTGAAGTTGAAGACAAATTTGAGACACTAGAATGGTTTTTATGTGCGTGCCTCGTTAAGTTCTCTAATAAGttgattcaaatataaatctcaattctaaataaaataggattaaataaattaatttattatcaattcaataatttattgatttatatttgaagatcaagtacaatgtctaaCGTGTTatgatcccccaaatattaGAAGTCATAAGTTGTTTAACTTAATCTTTTAGTGACCaatttatcaatataattattatcccttcattaACAAAGTTCTGATTTAGACAATATATGGGTATGTCTActttattaaatcatatttgttctcaACACTATAGTCAATGATTcttttaataagatttaaaactcttttcaaatctttttccATCTTGCACTAGGATTTACAAtaaatactatttaagaacaaatgaaatattttctctaattcacctagggtgatgaatccttttTTGATTACTCGAATACCTTCAtgtagttcatgttatacccaatatttgCTCATATATTATCATTGATTTGGACAACGTGTAgcaagatcaaaacataacatttcctatataagataacttagtgatctcaactctaaggatcacttacacaatcaTTACATGAGCCTTTTCATTGACACAGATGATCTCTCCATACAGAATTATCATGTAGGttagttcagtgtacatgtaaTTTGACAAGcacttacatattagttctaggtgattagtacttaaaagtgcatttttatcaaggttttatatcatcattttgcacttgaagtatcaataactccttaactaaagcatgttttataataacatatctaataatataagatacctttaatttatggtaaatgttcatcttaaatggaggcctatcacataaatgaaagaattgattgatgagttgaagtactgaaattgaaaggacaaagagatggccaaacttagaaaagagatactagtgcagtccaaactggaacactgtttggtaattgggtcatatctggagctgcagatcttggatttagttCCCTtgtatatggatggaaagataagacataggcctacaactttcatgtggagcccaagatttaaaaagaccgttttcaagtccaaattgtagcaacaacaaagaagtccgaatctgtcctgcagcccagacactgttcagtgttcagcccatatctcaagttctagaagtccaaatgatctcaaatgtttaccctggaaagatgagacaatttcttagaactttcatgatttaagtttgttcaaattataaCGTCATCAATGAcatttttggcagacaagaagataagaattgtcaccaagtcaagatgtggccacccactcatcaattagtcaacaaatcaatagttccgaattttggcctataaaaggaggcatttgccatgtatttaggcatcttggtgtttagatcaagatcatgctcttgctctctcttttgtaatacttaagttttgtttatattaatctcttgtttatgcctttcatttccttttctttacttagttaacttctttctcatttatgttcttattttgtttatttatgtttctttctttcattatgtttaactaagttaattatgtcaaggtgaaaagggtacactaatggtgtaagaataagtataatataaacttaatgtATTAgctttattcgaataagataactaatgtaattatgttaacaatttgtaatccgtggaacctcctttgtgtgtggtttccagttgagtaataaaaagagtttatactatacttgtttgaaataccattagtggatcctctaaccttgacaattgtttaatccttacatcaatatcacatctcaaagctctctttaacttattattattgttgttattgttgttgttgttgttgttgttgttgttgctgttaactataatttatacaattaacctccctgtggttcgaccccggtcttgccgggttatttattacttcaacactcctgcacttgggagaagacatcaatcttttggtcgtgtcatgtttttggcgtcgttgccggggaggtaaattcttgtacaaattatagtatttattttattttctcttttcacttttcattttatctaacttttgtttcttttcttttgttttggttccttttctttcttttcttccttttattctctttttacacgtgcatgagagtctggtcacgtacattaagtggtagactttgtagggtatcctcataattttcagaaaatatggccgaagaagataaccaatcgcttcataatgagaataattagaatattcgggttagaacacttagagaccacatgaatcccacaagaacaagtgcaccctcatgcatagtttttccacctgatgcatctcattttaattttaagccagacattattcaacttttaccttcttttcatggcttagatttagaaaatccatacttgcatttaagggaatttgaggaggtctgtaacacctataatgactcaaattgtagcatgaacaccattaggttaaagctttttcctttttcattaaaagataaagctaaaacttggctacaaaatttgagacctggatctattcgtgcttgggatgaaatgcaacaacaatttttaaagaagttttttccatctcacagaacaaactctttcaaaagacaaataatcactttcactcaaaaaccaggagaaacattttaccaatgttgggataggtatcgagacttgcttaatacttgcccccatcatggttttgaaacatggagattggtttcacatttttatgaagggttaactcctagagataggcaaatggttgaattgatgtgcaatggaacttttgaggataaagaccctaatgaagccatggaatacctagacttgctagctgaaaatgcgcaaaattgggacactacaggaacttatgaggcaccaagtaaaacccaacctcatacatctagtggaggtatgtacaaccttagggaagatcatgacctccaagccaagtttgcatctttagctaaaaaagtcgaggcactagaattaaaaaagagtggccaactaaaatctgttcaagacattgtgtgtcaaatctgtgaaaccaatgactgtccaactttgccctcttttaaggaatgtctccatgaacaagcccatgctctaaacagtttccaaaggcccaatcataacccatactcgcaaacatacaaccctggttggagaaatcgcccaaatttcaattggaagagtgataacaataatgcacaaacttcacaaccaccattttaagcacaccataatttccaaaattctcatggatatgcacctcctagaagaaatcttgaggaaacattgcatgcattcatggaaaagcaggagacaatcaacactcaacttgctcaaaacatgacagattttaaagatactcttgcaaaattgacatctgctctcagtttccaagagaaaggtaagtttccatctcaaccacaacaaaatctcaaggggcaatacaatgcaaatgcaagtagttctggaagccaacacatggatcaagccaaatcagtcatcactcttcgcagtggtaaggttattgaaaaacccattcttgaaccttgtgagaaagatgatgagtcaatctctgtgggtaaggaaggggttgaatctgaacattgtaaagaaaagactgattccccgccagcacttccatttcctcatgccatgaccaaacaaaggaaagtcaatcacaactctgaaatctttgaaactttcaaataagtaaggatcaatatacctttattggatgctattaaacaagtaccttcttatgctaaatttttgaaagatctgtgcattgtgaagagaaaaatgaatgtgaaaaagaaagcctttttagccgaacaagtaagtgctattcttcaaaacaataatgctttgaaatataaagaccctggttgtccta includes:
- the LOC18107649 gene encoding probable receptor-like protein kinase At5g20050 yields the protein MEDKKANIMAVSTIIVLSIFIIVARVSLKLSKPFFLIAGASGSVILAVFAHLIIRRRYKHSRKLLESQLVSQGIELRIEYSFLRKVAGVPTKFRYKELEEATDNFQALLGQGSSASVFKGILNDGTSVAVKRIEGEKHGEKEFRAEVSAIASVQHVHLLRLLGYCIIAGGPRFLVYEFISNGSLDCWIFQGRANRNQLPGGCLSWGLRYRVAIDVAKALCYLHNDCRSRILHLDIKPENILLDENYRAIVADFGLSKLMGRDESKVITNIRGTRGYLAPEWLLEHGISAKSDVYSYGMVVLEMIGGRRNVCLVQNGNDKSQRKWQYFPKIVNQKMREGKLMEVVDNRLTESGGIDEREVRRLVFVAFWCIQERAQLRPSMGQVVEMLEGHVPVEEPPDTQMIIVDLLAIDEELPDAHNMAPMAAIQTQPIDNNLPTTSTYSLDMSVLSAR